The following are encoded together in the Anopheles nili chromosome 3, idAnoNiliSN_F5_01, whole genome shotgun sequence genome:
- the LOC128726972 gene encoding anion exchange protein 2 isoform X2, which produces MSRRDNNVRKLSFLGFHTKETSNDDPNEVHLDDEIDRVFGTSSTVEKERFELNRLQDQVILDNSPLKYDEAHRVADGADRPMHQDTVSSASNTSNTTSNKAGSNHEARKPVSPPTTAPTSPISFSSKSEATDTKPSTANNTTLADNTSNDFSETVHDEPVVDQGTVQGEQWDTSARRNVHFDKDKKPVPIEGLQVEDTNEERRRRTERHHPHKSRKFSLQEYHPEWRRQSGTEGGPTGRRISVQPEDATLQEADIDELTSHRSDDPRALRRHKVSAQTGASLVNINRKDAPQLHHLLPSSKYKKLYDHSPHEVFVQLDELTGSGEEREWKETARWIKYEEDVEEGADRWGRPHVASLSFHSLLNLRRCLETGVVLMDLEEKDLPSVAYRVVEQMVVDELIHEDDKAVIMRALLLRHRHVNESSHGGFSFAPKRKYSSYTSLQSLSMRAEETGNGEVIVGVRRLNSFISPTQSYTLSPPSLHPNSVYGQSPNLSSRNQPVVGSQQAPSAQKERHQRFASSNGRARRSGSQDTAAAAPVTLTTVTSAVGMRRNNTPLSLTVVNQSVDDKKPRIVPAAEINGHGGHGETRINISEETYTSSQEDIKMRTQKESILKRIPEGAEATTVLVGAVDFLEQPTIAFVRLAEGIPMPSITEVPIPVRFLFILLGPQKTELDYHEVGRSIATLMSNEHFHDIAYKADDRRELLSAINEFLDDSIVLPPGKWERQALLPFEELKAKSDMIRLRKKKALDEKIKSKQSQLLTSEEEKKLLAATGGDGGDGKKPKKNPLEKTNRLWGGLINDIKRRYPMYKSDIMDGINAETLAATIFMYFAALSTAITFGGLSSDKTHNLIGISETLVSASMVGVVFHLLAGQPLVIIGTTGPLLLFDEALNQFCISNNFSFLTVRVYVGCWLAVIALIVSAFEGSVYVRLFTRFTQEIFSALITLIYIVETIMKLVSVYARHPLLAEYQYKNVTAPQPLVVPPYGEDVGNDTTVSSAAGLLAESLTTVANVTLGIPVEADHLLLPEDAVGPRNRPNTALFCTILTLGTFSLAYYLKLFRNSHFLGRNARRALGDFGVPISIALFVLLDFMIPQVYTEKLSVPEGLSPSDDTRRDWLIPLGGVPGWMPFVAGVPALLVYILIFMETHISELIVDKPERGLKKGSGLHMDIVLLCFLNTVCGFFGMPWHCAATVRSVTHVSAVTIMSRTHAPGDAPHITDVKEQRISGFFVSLLVGLSVAMAPILRLIPMSVLFGVFLYMGIASMSGVQFFERLRLYLMPVKHHPQVPFVRRVPTWKMHLFTGVQILALAMLWAVKSSPFSLAFPFFLIMMVPIRKQLENVFSPLELRALDGSQPNEGAEDEPDFYEQAPIPA; this is translated from the exons ATGAGCCGCAGGGACAATAACGTGAGAAAATTGTCCTTCCTAGGATTCCATACGAAGGAG ACGAGCAATGACGATCCGAACGAGGTACACCTGGATGACGAAATCGACCGTGTCTTCGGAACGTCCAGCACCGTCGAAAAGGAGCGGTTCGAACTGAACCGGCTGCAGGACCAAGTCATCCTGGACAACTCGCCGCTCAAGTACGACGAAGCACACCGTGTCGCCGACGGCGCGGATCGCCCGATGCATCAGGACACCGTCTCGAGCGCCAGCAACACtagcaacaccaccagcaacaaagCCGGCAGCAACCATGAGGCCCGCAAGCCGGTCTCGCCTCCGACCACCGCCCCGACCAGCCCGATCTCGTTCTCCTCGAAGAGCGAGGCGACGGACACGAAACCGTCGACGGCCAACAACACCACGCTAGCGGACAACACGTCGAATGACTTCAGCGAAACCGTCCACGATGAGCCGGTGGTGGACCAGGGCACTGTGCAGGGCGAGCAGTGG GATACGAGCGCCAGGAGGAATGTGCACTTCGACAAGGACAAGAAGCCGGTACCGATCGAGGGCCTACAAGTAGAGGACACCAACGAGGAGCGCCGGCGACGAACGGA GCGCCACCATCCGCACAAGTCGCGCAAGTTCTCGCTCCAGGAGTACCACCCGGAATGGAGGCGCCAAAGTGGAACCGAGGGTGGACCAACTGGACGCCGGATCTCGGTGCAACCGGAGGACGCCACTCTGCAGGAGGCGGACATCGACGAGCTGACGTCGCACCGATCGGATGACCCGCGTGCCCTTCGACGGCACAAGGTAAGCGCCCAGACCGGTGCATCCTTGGTGAACATCAACCGGAAGGACGCACCCCAGCTGCATCACTTGCTGCCATCGAGCAAGTACAAGAAGCTGTACGACCACAGCCCACACGAAGTATTCGTGCAGCTGGACGAACTCACGGGCAGTGGGGAGGAGCGCGAATGGAAAGAGACAGCCCGTTGGATCAAGTACGAGGAGGACGTTGAGGAGGGCGCTGATCGATGGGGCCGACCACACGTGGCCTCCCTGTCGTTCCACTCACTCCTGAACCTGCGCCGCTGTCTCGAGACAGGCGTCGTGTTGATGGACCTGGAGGAAAAGGAcctcccatcggtggcgtaccGCGTTGTCGAACAG ATGGTCGTCGACGAGCTGATCCACGAGGATGACAAGGCCGTCATCATGCGGGCACTGCTACTGCGTCACCGGCATGTGAACGAAAGCTCGCATggtggcttttccttcgcgccGAAGCGAAAGTACAGCAGCTACACGAGCCTCCAG TCCTTGTCCATGCGCGCCGAGGAGACCGGCAACGGTGAGGTGATCGTGGGCGTGAGACGGTTGAACTCCTTCATCAGCCCCACGCAGAGCTACACGCTCAGCCCACCCTCGCTGCACCCGAACTCGGTGTACGGCCAAAGTCCGAACCTGTCCTCGCGCAACCAACCCGTTGTGGGTTCGCAACAGGCTCCATCGGCGCAGAAGGAGCGCCATCAGCGGTTTGCCTCCTCGAATGGCAGGGCTCGACGCTCCGGCAGCCAGGATA ccgccgcagcAGCACCGGTGACCCTAACCACGGTTACCAGTGCCGTTGGTATGCGACGAAATAACACACCTTTATCGCTGACAGTTGTAAA CCAGAGCGTGGATGATAAGAAACCGCGCATCGTCCCAGCGGCCGAAATCAACGGCCACGGTGGGCACGGCGAAACCCGGATCAACATCAGCGAAGAAACGTACACCTCCTCGCAGGAGGACATCAAGATGCGCACGCAGAAGGAGTCGATCCTGAAGCGCATCCCTGAAGGCGCCGAAGCAACGACCGTCCTTGTCGGTGCGGTGGATTTTCTCGAACAACCCACGATCGCGTTCGTGCGACTTGCTGAGGGCATTCCGATGCCAAGCATCACGGAGGTCCCGATCCCGGTGCGTTTCCTGTTCATCCTGCTCGGACCGCAGAAGACCGAGCTCGACTACCATGAGGTAGGCCGCTCGATCGCCACACTCATGTCGAACGAGCATTTCCACGACATCGCCTACAAGGCGGACGACCGGAGGGAACTGCTGTCCGCGATCAACGAATTCCTGGACGACTCGATCGTGCTTCCGCCGGGCAAGTGGGAACGTCAGGCGCTGTTGCCGTTCGAGGAGCTGAAAGCCAAGAGTGACATGATCCGGTTGCGCAAGAAGAAGGCTCTCGACGAGAAGATCAAGAGCAAGCAGTCTCAACTGCTAACGAGCGAGGAAGAGAAGAAGCTACTGGCAGCAACCGGTGGCGATGGGGGTGATGGCAAGAAACCCAAAAAGAACCCACTCGAGAAAACGAACCGTTTGTGGGGTGGATTGATCAACGACATCAAGCGCCGTTACCCGATGTATAAGAGCGATATCATGGACGGGATAAATGCCGAAACACTCGCGGCTACCATCTTCATGTACTTCGCGGCCCTTTCGACGGCCATCACGTTCGGTGGGTTATCATCCGACAAGACACACAACCTGATTGGCATCTCAGAGACGCTCGTGTCAGCATCGATGGTTGGTGTCGTGTTCCACCTTCTCGCAGGTCAACCTTTGGTCATCATAGGTACCACCGGACCGCTACTGCTGTTCGACGAAGCGCTCAATCAGTTCTGCATCTCGAACAACTTCAGCTTCCTGACCGTGCGTGTCTACGTCGGGTGCTGGCTGGCCGTGATCGCGCTGATCGTGTCCGCGTTCGAGGGCAGCGTTTATGTGCGACTTTTCACGCGCTTTACGCAGGAGATCTTCTCGGCACTCATCACGCTGATCTACATCGTGGAAACCATCATGAAGCTGGTGTCGGTGTACGCGCGTCATCCGTTGTTGGCTGAGTATCAGTACAAGAACGTGACCGCACCACAACCGCTGGTGGTGCCACCCTACGGCGAGGACGTGGGTAACGACACCACCGTCTCAAGTGCTGCTGGCTTGCTCGCCGAGAGCCTTACAACGGTGGCGAATGTCACGTTGGGCATCCCTGTTGAAGCGGACCACCTGCTGTTGCCCGAAGACGCCGTTGGTCCTCGGAACCGCCCAAATACGGCCCTTTTCTGCACGATCCTTACGCTCGGAACGTTCTCGTTGGCCTACTACCTGAAGCTGTTCCGCAACTCACACTTCTTGGGACGAAACGCACGCCGAGCTCTGGGTGATTTTGGTGTACCGATCTCGATCGCGCTGTTCGTGCTGCTTGACTTCATGATCCCGCAGGTGTACACGGAGAAGCTGAGCGTACCGGAGGGTCTGTCACCTAGCGATGACACACGCCGTGACTGGCTCATTCCTTTGGGCGGTGTGCCTGGATGGATGCCATTCGTTGCCGGTGTTCCCGCGCTGCTGGTGTACATCCTTATCTTCATGGAGACGCACATCTCGGAGCTGATCGTAGACAAGCCCGAGCGAGGCCTGAAGAAGGGTTCGGGTCTGCACATGGACATTGTGCTGCTGTGCTTCCTCAACACCGTGTGCGGGTTCTTTGGCATGCCGTGGCATTGTGCTGCCACCGTCCGTTCGGTGACGCACGTTTCGGCCGTCACCATTATGTCGAG GACCCACGCACCTGGAGATGCACCACACATCACGGACGTGAAGGAGCAGAGAATATCGGGCTTCTTCGTATCACTGCTTGTAGGCCTCTCAGTAGCGATGGCACCGATCCTCCGACTGATCCCGATGTCGGTCCTGTTCGGTGTGTTCCTGTACATGGGCATAGCTTCCATGAGCGGAGTGCAGTTCTTCGAACG ATTGCGGCTGTACCTGATGCCCGTAAAGCACCACCCACAAGTGCCATTCGTGAGGCGTGTGCCgacgtggaaaatgcaccTGTTCACCGGTGTGCAGATATTGGCCCTCGCCATGCTGTGGGCCGTCAAGTCGTCGCCGTTCTCGCTGGCGTTCCCGTTCTTCCTGATCATGATGGTGCCGATCCGGAAGCAGCTGGAAAACGTCTTTTCACCGC